The Couchioplanes caeruleus sequence GCCTGCCGTCCTGGCGGACGGACCCGTGGTGCTCCGGCCCTACCGCCGCGGCGACGCGCAGGCCTGGTCCGAGGTCCGCGTCGCCAACGAGGCGTGGCTCAGCCCGTGGGAGTCGGCGCCACCCGGACCGTGGGCGGACATGAATTCGCCGCGCGCGTACCTCTACGTCTACCGGGACATGAAGCGGGCGGCGCGGCGCGGCGACAGCATGCCGTTCGCCGTCTGCCTCCGGCAGGACGGCGGCGAGGAGCGGCTGGTCGGCCACATCAACCTGGGCAGCATCGTGCGGCGGGCGTTCGGTTCCGCGTACGTCGGCTACTGGGTCGATTCCCGGGTCGCGGGTCGCGGGGTGATACCGACGGCCCTGGCGCTCGCCGTGGACCACGCGTTCGGGGCGGGCGGGCTGCACCGCGTGGAGATCAACATCCGGCCCGAGAATGTACCCAGCCGGCGGGTCGTGGAGAAGCTCGGGTTCCGCGAGGAGGCGTACCACCCGCGCTACATGCACATCGACGGCGCCTGGCGCGATCACCTCGGGTATGCGATGACCAGCGAAGAGGTCGCAAATGAGGGCGGGCTGCTCGCACGGTGGCGCAGGTTACGTACCACAGCAAAATGATCATCCAAGGCCTACCGGCCCGGCGCGGCGCGGCGATTTCCGCAGCTCTCGCCCGTAATCTCGGGGAGATTGCGACTTTTTCGTGACCGGGCCCCGATCGCCCGGCACGGTCTGAGGCTGACGGGAGGGGTGAGGGTGCCGACCTCGGTGCTCCTCGCCGTCCTCGCCGCGGCCGGGTTGCTCGCCCTCGCACCGGCCCTCGTCCGCCGGTACGACGCCACCGAGCGCCTGGCGGCGGAGCGGGCGTCGTCGACGGCTCGGGTGCTGCAGCGCCGCCGTCGGCTCCGCACCGTGCCCGGACGCCGACCGGTCAACCCCGGTCGCCAGTACATGGTTACGTCGCGGACCCTAACGGGTGATCCAGCGCCGGTCTCCGGTGCTCCGGTGGCCGATGCCCCGGTGTCGGGCGCTCCCGTCCCGGCCGCACCGGTGTCCGGCCCGCCTGCCCGGCGGCTGCGCGTGGTGCCGTCGCGCCGCCCGGTCCGCCGCCGTCCGGTCCGCCGGCAGACCCCGGCCGTGGTCCGCCGCCGCCGGGTCTTCGCCGCGCTGCTGCTGCTCAACGTGATCGAGCTGGTCGGCGTGCTCGCGGTCGGCCCGGGATTCTGGATCAGCTTCGCGGTGACCGGCACCCTGCTCGGCGTCTACCTGGTACACCTGCGCAACCGCGCCATCGCGGACCGCCGGCGCCGCCGTATCGAGGCGCGCGAGGCGGCATGGCTGGCGGCCCGGCAGGCGGAGGTGCGACGCGAACAGGCCCGTCGCGCGGCCGCCCGCCGCGAGGCCCAGCGCCGGCTCGCGGCCCAGCGCGAGGCGGTCCGCCGCACAGCAATGGGCCTGGACCGGGACCCATCCGAGCTCCCGGCCGCGGTCAACGGCGCGTCGGTGTCCTACCGGCGCGCCGGAGGCCTCCGCGGCAGGGCGTACGAGGCCGGCGGCCGCGGCGCGTCGTATCCGGCCTGACGAAGCATCCGGCCTCACGAAGCGCGCGGCCTGAGATGGCCGGCGGCGCCACGCGGAGGGGGTGGTTCGCGAGGTAGGCGGGCGACCTGTTAGCCTAGCTGCGGTCCTAAGGGACCGGGGGGCTGTGGCGCAGTCCGGTAGCGCACCTCGTTCGCATCGAGGGGGTCTGGGGTTCAAATCCCCACAGCTCCACCCCTGAATTCTCTGGCCAGCGGAAACGCTGGCCAGAGTTCGTTAGGACCGAATCCGTCGACTCAAAGCCGGATCGGGTCTTCCCGGAACCAGGCCACGATCGGGTGAGGCTGTTGCCTCCACCATGTACCCGCGCCGGGGTGCAGCGCACGGCGGGCTGGATCGACTCGGCACGTAAGGGTCTCCGTACCGAAACCGGCCGGCGGATCGCCGAAGTGGCGGTCAACCTCTCGCCGCTCTCCTGGCGTGACCGTTGATCAAACCTTGATCCGCGCCGCACCCTCCGGGCCGGGGGTCAGGCGGCGGTCGGCTTGCGGCGTTCGATGAGCTGCTGGAGCTCGACCACCAGGCGCCGCGGCGACAGCGGCTTCGGCAGGTAGCCGTCCGCGCCCGAGCCGAGGCCGGCGTTGATGTCGTGGACGTGGCAGTTCGCCGAGACCATCAGCACGGCCGCGTTGCGGACCTCCGGGTTGCTGCGGATCAACTGGCACAGCTCCATGCCGTTGAGGGCCGGCATCCGTACGTCCGTCACGATGCCGACCGGGCGGGCGACCTTGATGATCCGGGCGGCGGTGCTGCCGTCCTTGGCGCCCACCGTGGTGTAGCCCGCCCGCTCGAGGGCGAGGGCGAGCATGTCGCGCAGGTCCGGGTCGTCCTCGGCGACGAGGACCAAGTTCTCGTTCATGTGGGCAGACATCCGGCGGGTGCGGGCGATCCGGCAGCAAGATGCGGGTTGCACCCGGGGAGTATCCCTACCGGTCGGTATGGTCTTTGTGACACATCGATCACGCTGAGGATCCGCGCGTCCTCGCGGCATTGCGGGGTCGGGGTAGCAGACTGCACGAATGCTGGGACGAAACTCATCGCACTTCTGGGGCGTGGTGCTCGAGACCCCCGAGCCGCGGGCGCTGGCGGAGTTCTATGCGGCCCTGATGGACTGGAAGATCGTCAAGGAGGAGCCGGACTTCGTGGCCGTGGCGCCTCTCGGCGACCACGTCGAATACCTGGCCTTTCAGCGCTCGCCCGACTACGAACAACCGACGTGGCCCAACAAGGCGCACAAACAGCAGATGATGATGCATCTCGACATCGAGGTGCCCGATCTGGAGTCCGCGGTGAAGAGCGCCACGGCGGCGGGTGCGACCGAAGCGGATCATCAGACCCAGGACACCGTACGGGTGATGCTCGATCCGGACGGTCATCCCTTCTGCCTGTACGTCGACACCGAGGCCTAGTCGTCATTTTTCCGTTGTAGTGGTTACGACCGATCGGTTGACCGGCGGTCCCGGCACCGGATCATCAGCGATATGACCTCGTTCATCGCTCAACTCAGCGACTCTCACCTCACCACCGGGCCGTTGGGGGGCGGTCCGGCTGCCGGCCTCCAGCTCGCTCTGGCCCGCGTCATGGCGCTCGATCCGCGGCCCGACTGCGTCCTCGTCACCGGCGATCTCACCGACAACGGCCGCGAGGAGGAGTACGCCGCCCTCAAGGAGGTCATCGGCGACTTCCCCCTGCCACTGCATCTGACTACCGGCAACCACGACGACCGGGACGCCATGGTCAAGGCGTTCGGCGGCGAGCCCTTCTACGCCGTGGACTATCCGGGGTTCACGCTGGTCGCTCTGGACTCGCTGATCCCCGGTTCGCCGGCCGGGCGGCTCGGTGGGGAACAGCTCGAATGGCTCGACGCGGTGCTGGCGACGCGTCCCGGTGTGCCGGCGATGATCGGGTTGCACCATCCTCCGATGCCCATCGGCATCCCGTTCCTGGACGGTATGCGGCTGCTCGACGGGGAAGCGCTCCGGGAGGTGCTCTCCGGGCACGACAACGTTGCGCGGATCATGGCGGGGCACGTCCACCGGCCGGTCACCGCCGCCTTCGCCGGGTCGGTGCTGACCGTGGGCCCGAGCACCTGGCGCCAGGCCGGGCTGCTGCTGAACTCCGACGCGCCACCCGGGTACGTGGCCGAGCCCACCGGCTTCCTGCTGCACATGCTCGAGGGCGACGACTGCGTGACCCACACCGTCCAGGTGAGCCACGCCGCGGCTCTGCTCGGCGCATACTGACCGCCGCTCGGCGCAGCGATCATCGAAGTGTCGTACCCCCGCTATACGGTCGATGTTCAGCGGGAAGGGGAGACCGATGATCGACCACGTCGTTCTCGGGGTGCACCACCTCGACGAGAGCCGGCACTTCTATGAGCATGCCCTGCGTCCGCTCGGTCTCAAGGTCGTGGCCACCGGGCCCGAGATGATCGGTTTCGGGGACGACAGCGGGCGGCCGTTCTTCTGGCTGGCCGTGCGGGAGCCGACGCACCGGGTCCACGTGGCGTTCACGGCGGCGGACCGGTCGGCGGTCGACGCGTTCCACGCCGCGGCGCTGCACGCGGGCGGGGTGGACAACGGCCCTCCGGGGCTGCGGCCGCACTATCACGAGAATTACTACGGTGCGTTCGCGTTCGACGCGGACGGCAACAACATCGAGGCGGTCTGCCACCGACCGGCATGACCGACCGGCATGACCCCCAGGAGGGCGAGAGTGGGAGCAAGATGGCCGAAATGCCAGCATTGCTACTTCTGGGTGGTACCTCTGAAGTCAGTCTCGGAGGTGACCGACATGCAAGCGCCCCTGCCCACGAACGAAGCCGACCGTCTCGCCGCCCTCTATGAACTCGACATCCTCGACTCCGCACCCGAGAAGGACTTCGACGACATCGTCGCGCTGGCCTCCACGGTATGCGGCGTACCGATGGCACTCGTCTCGCTGATCGATTTCGACCGGCAGTGGTTCAAGGCCCGGATCGGTACGGACCTGACGGAGACGTCGCGCGACCTGTCGTTCTGCGCCCACAGCATCATGGGCAAGGATCTGATGGTCGTTCCCGACCTGACCAAGGACGAACGGTTCGCCGACCATCCCACCGTCGTCGGCGACGGTGGGATGCGGTTCTACGCCGGGGCGCCGCTGATCACCACCGGCGGGTTCGCGCTCGGCTGCCTGTGCGTCTTCGACTCGCATCCACGGCGGCTCGACGGCGAGCAGTTGCAGGCCCTGCGGGCGCTGGCGCGTCAGGTCACCTCGCAGCTCGAGCTGCGGCGGTATGCCACCTCGCTGGCCAACACCACCGCCCGACTGCAGGAGCTCGAGCGCCGCAAGGACGATCTCGCCGGGCTGGTCGGCGGGAAGCTGCGCGCGCCGCTGCGGCTGATGCGGCAATATCTGGCCGACCTCGGCGACAAGGGGGTGCACGACCCGGAGCTGGCCGACCTCGTGGGCCGGGCCACCGCCGCGCACGTGCGGGGGCTGACCGACCTGCTCGACCACCTGTCCTCCATGGCGGAGGCCGGGCACGGCGCCGACAGCCTGCACATGCGCGAGATCGACCTGACCCGGCTCACCCAGCGCGCGGTCGAGGCGGTGCGGCCCATCGCCGCCACCAAGCGGATCTGGATCCTCAACCACGCCGGCGGGCCGTCGTTGCCGATCATCGCGGATCCCGTACGCCTGGAGCAGGTCCTCATGCAGTTGCTCTTCGCCGCGGTGAAGTACACGCCGGCCGGCGGGCGGGTGCGCGTCGGCACCGAGATGGAGTCGGGGCCCGCGGTGCGGCTCGACGACATGGATCTGCCGGACGGTCTGCGTCCCGACCTCTTCCCGCACCTGTACTACGGCACGATCTCTCATCCGTCCGCGGAGCCGGGGCCCGACCAGGGCCTGGCCCTGGCGAAACGCATCCTCGACGCCCACCACGCCACGGTTGCGCTCTCGGACCGCCCGGGAGACGGCACGTCCCTGCACGTGGTCTTCCCCGTCGCGGAGAAGGAGCGCGAGCTGGAGCTGGCCGGGGTCTGACGGCTGACGCGGATCCGCTCCCGCCCGGCTGCAGTTCGGGCGGGAGCGGATCCGTTCGGGGGAGTGCCGCGGTCCTGACGCGAGCCCCTCAGGACCGGCCGGACACCCCCCGAGCCCCGCGCGTGAAGCCGGGGCCGGAACCGCCGCCCGGGAGCGAGCCGGCCGACGGAAGGTCTTCGGGCGGCAGGACGAGGTCCTCCGGATTCGGGCTCTGCGACGGCACCGGCGGCCGGGCCGTCGCCCGCCCGGCCGCCGGATGGGTGTCCGGCGGCTTCTGATCGCGGCTCGGCGGCCAGGTGTCCACGGCCGGGGCGACGCTCTGCTGCGGCAGGATCACCGCGGTCCGCGTCGCGGGTACGGCCTTGACCCCGGTGAGCCCGGCGCGGTGCAACTTGTGCCAGCGCAGCCGGGCCCCGGTCATCGCGGTCATCGCGGACTGGATCAGCACCAGGTACATGAGCTGCCGGTACGCGAACTGCTGCAGCGGCAGCCGCCACAACGGCCGCAGCGACTCCCGGTCGAAGCGGAACGCGACCGCCGCGGTGAACATCTGCAAGGCCAGCATCCCCAGCCAGGCCGCGACCGTCGCGCCGAGCTCCCAGAACACGATGCCGTACAGGAGCAGGATGTCGACCACCGGCGCGAGCATGGGCAGAGCCACTCCGAACAGCGCGAGGAACGGCAGCCCGACGCGGCCGAAGCGGCCCGAGTCGCCGGTGTCGGTCAGCGCCCCGCGATGCTTCCACATCGCCTGCATGGTCCCGTAGCTCCAGCGGTACCGCTGCCGGTAGAGCTGTTCCAGCGTCGCCGGCGCCTCCGTCCACGCCCGGGCGCGCTCCTCGTAGACGACCCGCCAGCCGGCCCGGCACAGCGCGATCGTCACGTCGGTGTCCTCGGCGAGCGTCTCGTCGCTGATGCCGCCGACCTCGACCAGCGCCGTACGCCGGAACGCCCCGATCGCCCCGGGCACGGTCGGCATGCAGTTGAGCACCTCGTAGAGCCGGCGATCGAGGTTGAAGCCGATCACGTACTCGATGTGCTGCCAGGCCGAGACGATGTTCTCCCGGTTGCCGACCTTGACGTTGCCGGCGACCGCGCCGACCGCCGGGCTGGCGAACGGCTGCACCAGCATCCGGATCGAGTCCGGTTCGAAGATGGTGTCGCCGTCGACCGTGACGACGATGTCGTGCCGGGCGAGGGCGATGCCGGTGTTCAGCGCGTTCGCCTTGCCGCCGTTGGGCACCCGGATCACCCGTACGTTGCTCAGGTGGAGGCGTTCCACGATGTCCGCGGTGCCGTCGGTGGAGCCGTCGTCCACCACGACCACCTCGATGTCCGGATAGTCGCCGCCGGCCAGCGACCGGACCGCCGCCTCGATGCCCTCCTTCTCGTTGTAGGCGGGCACGATCACCGACACCGGCTCGGTCACGGGCGGGCCCCAGGTGAAGGTCTTCTTGTGGCGCTGCCGGGCATGCCGGGTAGCGAGCACCAGAAGCAGCAGCGTACGGCCCACCGTCAGCGAACCGACCACGAGGAAGAGTCCGGCGATCGCCCAGACCAGCCCGTCGGCGACGCGTACGGTCCACAGCAGTGCCGTGCCCCGCCAGCGGTCGGTGCCCCCGGCCTCCGGATTGACCGGCAGCAGCGGCACCGGCACGAGCGATTCGCGCCCCTGCTGGGCGATGGCGAGGTTCATCCCTTCGGTGACCGTGGTGAAGGCGTACCCGCGCGCCTTCATCATCGGGATGAAGGTCCTGAGCGCCGCGACGGTCTGCGACCGGTCTCCGCCCGCGTCGTGGAAGAGCACGACCGCGCCCGTGTCGCCGGGCGGAGTGGCGTTGCGCACGATCCGCTCGACGCCCGGTCGCTGCCAGTCCTCGCTGTCCAGGTCGTTGACCACGACCAGGTAGCCGTGCGCGCCGGCCTCCTTGATGATCCGCCAGTTGACGTCGTCGATGGCCTGCGGCTTGGACGAGTACGGGAACCGCGCCAGATTGGTCCGCACGTTCGCGGCGCGCGCGATGGCGACCTGGGTCTGCGACAGCTCGAGGTCACGCCGCCACGACGCGATCCGCTGCAGGTTCGGGTGGGTGAACGTGTGCAGGCCCAGCTCGCTGCCCTGTTCGGTGATCCGCTTGGTCAGCTCGGGGTGTCGGGCGACCTCGGAGCCGACCACGAAGAACGTGCCGTGCGCGTCGTTCTCCTTCAGCACGTCGAGGATCTTCGGCGTCCAGGTGGGATCGGGACCGTCGTCGAAGGTCAGCGCGATGGTCTTGTCGGGCAGCCGGCTCGAGCTCTCCTGGCCGCCGGTGGTGTTGATGACGGGCCCGCCGCCGCGGATCGCGGCCGGCACGCCGGCCTGGTCGCCCACCTCGGATTCGACGTGGTCACCCCGGAACTCGGCGTTGACGTACGCCTGCACGATCAGGACGCCGACGAAGAGGCCGATCAGGAGGACGCCGAGCATGATGCGGGGGCGCGGCAGGATCCGGCGCCGGGAGCGGCTCCGGTTGCGGTTGCGGCGCTTGGTCATCGTCCGGCCTCGTCGCCGGAGGCGGCCCCGCTCCCACCGGCGTCGCCGGCGTCCGTGGCGTTCTCGGCGGGCTTCTCCGTGGGCTTGACGGCGGGTTCGGCGGCAGGCTCTTCGGCGGGCTTGACGGCCGGCTGGTCGACGTCGGCGGGTTCGCGGATCGGGATGACGGGTGGCGGCGGGGGGTTGCTGGTGCCGTTCGCGGCCCCGCCTTCCTCGTCTTCGCCGTCGTCGTCGCTGGGGGTGCCGCCGCCGGTGCCGCCGGTTTCGCCTGTCCCCGGAGGGATCGGCGGTGCCGGCGGCACCGGGTCGGCCGGGGTGGTCGGCGTGCCGGTGGGCGGCACGGTCGGCCCCGGGGTGTTCGGCTTGGTGGTACTCGACTCGACCAGCTTCGTCGGGGTCGGCGTGGTGGTCGGCTTCGTGGTCGTTCTCGGTGTCGGAGTCCGCGAGGGACGCGCGGTGGGCGCCACCGACCGCGGCATCACGCCCGACTCCACCGTGCGGCGGATGATCGGCAAGTCGCCACGGGGGAGAACGTCCATCACCGGGCGCGTGCTGGGCACGGCGGTGAACGGACCCGGTGTCGGGCTCGGCCGGACCGCGGCGATCGCCTCGTCGTCGCCGTCCGCGAGGTCAGGCAGGGGCAGAACCGCGCTCGGACTGACCGGCCCTCCGGCGAGGCTGACGCTGATGAGTCCCCCGTAGACCATGCAGAGGGCACCGAAGCCGTAGGCGACGCGCCGCAGCAGACGCCGGCGGCGCCCGGTCGAGTCCACGAACACCGGCGACGGATGCGCGACGACGATCACCTCGGTGTCCGGAATCTCGGCGTCGGCGAAAAGCTGGGTCTCAGGCTCCTGCAATGTCACGCGGCGAGCTTATGAACATCTACGAAGATCATGATCTGCCTCACCCCATCAGATGACGTCCATATGCGGGAGGGAAATCATCCGAAACGGTGAGCGCTCGCGTTTGACCTGATCAGCAAGGTGTGCGTCGCTGATTTCCGGTCCGCTCTGACCTGCGGGAGAAGGTGTTGAGGTAGAAGGTTACGCGAATTTACCGAAGTATCCGCTGTC is a genomic window containing:
- a CDS encoding GNAT family N-acetyltransferase, translated to MWGSMPGWPAVLADGPVVLRPYRRGDAQAWSEVRVANEAWLSPWESAPPGPWADMNSPRAYLYVYRDMKRAARRGDSMPFAVCLRQDGGEERLVGHINLGSIVRRAFGSAYVGYWVDSRVAGRGVIPTALALAVDHAFGAGGLHRVEINIRPENVPSRRVVEKLGFREEAYHPRYMHIDGAWRDHLGYAMTSEEVANEGGLLARWRRLRTTAK
- a CDS encoding response regulator transcription factor, giving the protein MNENLVLVAEDDPDLRDMLALALERAGYTTVGAKDGSTAARIIKVARPVGIVTDVRMPALNGMELCQLIRSNPEVRNAAVLMVSANCHVHDINAGLGSGADGYLPKPLSPRRLVVELQQLIERRKPTAA
- a CDS encoding VOC family protein, translating into MLGRNSSHFWGVVLETPEPRALAEFYAALMDWKIVKEEPDFVAVAPLGDHVEYLAFQRSPDYEQPTWPNKAHKQQMMMHLDIEVPDLESAVKSATAAGATEADHQTQDTVRVMLDPDGHPFCLYVDTEA
- a CDS encoding phosphodiesterase — encoded protein: MTSFIAQLSDSHLTTGPLGGGPAAGLQLALARVMALDPRPDCVLVTGDLTDNGREEEYAALKEVIGDFPLPLHLTTGNHDDRDAMVKAFGGEPFYAVDYPGFTLVALDSLIPGSPAGRLGGEQLEWLDAVLATRPGVPAMIGLHHPPMPIGIPFLDGMRLLDGEALREVLSGHDNVARIMAGHVHRPVTAAFAGSVLTVGPSTWRQAGLLLNSDAPPGYVAEPTGFLLHMLEGDDCVTHTVQVSHAAALLGAY
- a CDS encoding VOC family protein — encoded protein: MIDHVVLGVHHLDESRHFYEHALRPLGLKVVATGPEMIGFGDDSGRPFFWLAVREPTHRVHVAFTAADRSAVDAFHAAALHAGGVDNGPPGLRPHYHENYYGAFAFDADGNNIEAVCHRPA
- a CDS encoding GAF domain-containing sensor histidine kinase; its protein translation is MQAPLPTNEADRLAALYELDILDSAPEKDFDDIVALASTVCGVPMALVSLIDFDRQWFKARIGTDLTETSRDLSFCAHSIMGKDLMVVPDLTKDERFADHPTVVGDGGMRFYAGAPLITTGGFALGCLCVFDSHPRRLDGEQLQALRALARQVTSQLELRRYATSLANTTARLQELERRKDDLAGLVGGKLRAPLRLMRQYLADLGDKGVHDPELADLVGRATAAHVRGLTDLLDHLSSMAEAGHGADSLHMREIDLTRLTQRAVEAVRPIAATKRIWILNHAGGPSLPIIADPVRLEQVLMQLLFAAVKYTPAGGRVRVGTEMESGPAVRLDDMDLPDGLRPDLFPHLYYGTISHPSAEPGPDQGLALAKRILDAHHATVALSDRPGDGTSLHVVFPVAEKERELELAGV
- a CDS encoding bifunctional polysaccharide deacetylase/glycosyltransferase family 2 protein; translated protein: MTKRRNRNRSRSRRRILPRPRIMLGVLLIGLFVGVLIVQAYVNAEFRGDHVESEVGDQAGVPAAIRGGGPVINTTGGQESSSRLPDKTIALTFDDGPDPTWTPKILDVLKENDAHGTFFVVGSEVARHPELTKRITEQGSELGLHTFTHPNLQRIASWRRDLELSQTQVAIARAANVRTNLARFPYSSKPQAIDDVNWRIIKEAGAHGYLVVVNDLDSEDWQRPGVERIVRNATPPGDTGAVVLFHDAGGDRSQTVAALRTFIPMMKARGYAFTTVTEGMNLAIAQQGRESLVPVPLLPVNPEAGGTDRWRGTALLWTVRVADGLVWAIAGLFLVVGSLTVGRTLLLLVLATRHARQRHKKTFTWGPPVTEPVSVIVPAYNEKEGIEAAVRSLAGGDYPDIEVVVVDDGSTDGTADIVERLHLSNVRVIRVPNGGKANALNTGIALARHDIVVTVDGDTIFEPDSIRMLVQPFASPAVGAVAGNVKVGNRENIVSAWQHIEYVIGFNLDRRLYEVLNCMPTVPGAIGAFRRTALVEVGGISDETLAEDTDVTIALCRAGWRVVYEERARAWTEAPATLEQLYRQRYRWSYGTMQAMWKHRGALTDTGDSGRFGRVGLPFLALFGVALPMLAPVVDILLLYGIVFWELGATVAAWLGMLALQMFTAAVAFRFDRESLRPLWRLPLQQFAYRQLMYLVLIQSAMTAMTGARLRWHKLHRAGLTGVKAVPATRTAVILPQQSVAPAVDTWPPSRDQKPPDTHPAAGRATARPPVPSQSPNPEDLVLPPEDLPSAGSLPGGGSGPGFTRGARGVSGRS